Proteins encoded by one window of Amaranthus tricolor cultivar Red isolate AtriRed21 chromosome 4, ASM2621246v1, whole genome shotgun sequence:
- the LOC130809735 gene encoding uncharacterized protein LOC130809735 has translation MNFIESFFSFFFGDGDPNQGIEEKRWKRIKFFGVASSTLQDLKMRMMITFRMMYAKQSSLGYLLIHSTHYQKYKRRCQIQWKQMKLKHQLWRLRVQSAYHL, from the exons ATGAACTTCATTGAGTCT ttcttctcatttttttttggaGACGGTGATCCAAATCAAGGAATTGAAGAGAAGAGGTGGAAGCGG ATCAAGTTTTTCGGGGTAGCAAGCTCAACTCTTCAAGACTTAAAGATGAGGATGATGATAACGTTCAGGATGATGTATGCAAAGCAGTCATCCCTTGGGTACCTTCTCATACACTCAACCCATTACCAGAAATACAAACGGAGGTGTCAGATTCAATGGAAGCAGATGAAATTGAAGCATCAACTATGGAGATTGAGAGTGCAAAGTGCCtatcacttgtaa